One segment of Falco rusticolus isolate bFalRus1 chromosome 3, bFalRus1.pri, whole genome shotgun sequence DNA contains the following:
- the LOC119144108 gene encoding feather keratin 1-like codes for MACNNFCSPCGPTPLANSCNEPCVRQCEDSRVVIQPSTVLVTLPGPILTSFPQSTAVGSSSSAAVGNILSSQGVPVSSGGFGYGYGLGGLGCYGAGRACLPC; via the coding sequence ATGGCCTGCAACAACTTCTGCAGCCCCTGCGGACCCACCCCGCTGGCTAACAGCTGCAACGAGCCCTGCGTCAGGCAGTGCGAGGACTCCCGCGTCGTCATCCAGCCTTCCACCGTGCTGGTCACCCTGCCGGGACCCATCCtcacctccttcccccagagCACCGCCGTCGGATCCTCCTCATCGGCTGCTGTGGGCAACATCCTCAGCTCCCAGGGAGTGCCCGTCTCCTCCGGCGGCTTTGGCTACGGTTACGGCCTCGGAGGCCTGGGCTGCTATGGCGCCGgaagagcctgcctgccctgctaa
- the LOC119145263 gene encoding feather keratin-like, protein MACNNFCSPCGPTPLANSCNEPCVRQCEDSRVVIQPSTVLVTLPGPILTSFPQSTAVGSSSSAAVGNILSSQGVPVSSGGFGYGYGLGGLGCYGARRACLPC, encoded by the coding sequence ATGGCCTGCAACAACTTCTGCAGCCCCTGCGGACCCACCCCGCTGGCTAACAGCTGCAACGAGCCCTGCGTCAGGCAGTGCGAGGACTCCCGCGTCGTCATCCAGCCTTCCACCGTGCTGGTCACCCTGCCGGGACCCATCCtcacctccttcccccagagCACCGCCGTCGGATCCTCCTCATCGGCTGCTGTGGGCAACATCCTCAGCTCCCAGGGAGTGCCCGTCTCCTCCGGCGGCTTTGGCTACGGTTACGGCCTCGGAGGCCTGGGCTGCTATGGCGCCAgaagagcctgcctgccctgctaa